In Citrus sinensis cultivar Valencia sweet orange chromosome 3, DVS_A1.0, whole genome shotgun sequence, the sequence TTTAATAGCACTAGTTGAAATATTCGGTGATCCAAAATTGAATCCTGCTGTCTTCAACTTGTTTTGCGTCCTCCAGTAAAGGTAAACTATTCCACAGGCCTTGAACCAGCTGCAGATAAAAGAATTATACTCTTTCTTGGAATAACTTGTATGTTGACTTGTTTAGCATTCAGCAAGAAAAGAATACAATTCTCCCCCGAGCGGGGCAGGGATATTACATATCGCCAGGAAAGCCAATTTATTGGCTTGAAAGAGCTTTGATCACGACTGGTTGTAAACAAACCACTGTCTCGCCTCTGCTTTCTTTCGAGCTCCGCTCTCCCCGCCCCATTCATGGCTTGCTGTTCGGATAGTCAGAAAGAAATTCCGGGAGGCAGGTTTCAATGCAGATAGCAGATATAGTTCCTAAAAGGTAGTCACCAGATTGAAGTGAAATTTAGCAAGCAAGCAAAACTAACGTCCAAAAAACAGGAGGGAAAGGAAAACAAGGAGCTGTTATGAATCTTGGTAGCAGAAAGATGTCCATATTTCCACaaatatattaaagtaaagCAATGATTTTTTTCGGCACAATAAAATGTAATCTAAGTAAATCAAAGATAAAGTGCACATATGGCATTAAGAGAGCAATAAAGTGTGTGCATATTGCTTTCTGATTAAAAGGGTAAAAATCAACATTTAGAGCACATATCTTCCTCTCAGGTATTTACCTTGTTCATCTGCCAGATGGTTGACACCGCAATGGGTCTTCTCACCTCTGGCGAAATTCAAAAACAACTTTACAGTAACATCGCAGAGAGAACATCTACATAATCCATCCTGTAAGGGTAAATATTAGAAAGGTAAgaaacaattaacaaaacaaGAATGAAGCATGTTATTATCCTACATACAATTCCAGTAAAATCTTCTTCAATACTTCTTTCACAAGGGAAAGAATATGGCCATAAAGACTCCTTCATTGCTGTCTTGCATCAAGTATTCCTCCATGTAATTGTTGTACAAAGCTGCACACTTCAGTCACCTGCTATAGACAACACCCGTACTTTACTTATAAGACCATTCACAACTCCAAGACAGATGCTAAATATCTTTGCTTAAATCCCAATTTGCAGTACTAATTTCGTAGCACAAGAAGTATGCATTTTTCGTCTATGCTAATAAAAATAACGCTTTCGAAAGAAATGGCTTCTGAGAACTTGTATTTCTTACTCTATCCATCTCTCTATGTACACATatacatttaataaatctaataGTAATTTTCCAAGAAATGGAACAAcgaccaaaaataaaagactgAACATATGGAATTTGAGACGGTAATTAGTCACTTGCCTTTTATCAAATCCCTCAATTAACATTGCATATGTTGGAGATTTTATCTGGCAGCCTTTCTTTTCCATGATGTCCAACAGTTCAGAGCATTTGTCTGCAAGACCTTTCTTAAGCAAGCCATCAATAAGTATTTTCCAAGCTACTTCATCAGCATTATACCCACAATGTAGTAAGTTACAAAACACTGCTTTAGCCTTCTCGTTTTTCTCTTCATCATATAACCCACAAAGGAGCATCTTGTAGGACTCTAGATGCGGTAAATGACCATGTTCAATCATAGCATCCAACAGTCTTACTGCTTCCTCATACAATTTCAACTCACAGCAACACTTCACAAGAGCATTATAAATATCTTCACTAGGTGATATTCCTCTTTCTCTCATGTGTTCAAATAACCTTTGGGCTACTGTCCAGCGCCCAACTTTGCAAAGTCCAATGATGAGCTTCCCGTAAGTGTTAACATTAGGTGAACAACCGTGTGCATGCATTGTCTCAAAAAGTTGCACTGCAGTGTCAAATTCCATCATCTTCCACACATCAGCAACGTTGACTAATGAGACATTTGAAACCAAATAAAATCCCATCACATTGCTGTTTTCTTTcatccattttttatttgatagatGCTTGATTAAAAAAGCATATGTGTGATGAGAAGGCTCGCAACCAGCATCAAACATGCGCTTGAGAACATCAAATGCGGAATATATTAAGCCCAAATGAGCATATGCGCAAATTAGCAAGGTGTAAGTCACAGAATCTGGCACAATTCCCTCTCTATTCATTTTAACTATCAAATCTTCAGCTTCATCTAATTTCCCTATGCTGCAATATGCCTGAATAAATGCAGTATAAGTATATACATCAGGTTTAAGTCCCAAGGAAACCATTTGGTCTAAAAGCCTGTGAGCATGATCAAAGTCTCCTTCCTTCAGTACTTCTTCAATAAGAATCGTATAAGTATAAACTGTGGGTTTAACTCCCATCTTTGTCATCTTTTCCACCAGCAACAATGCTTCTTGCACCTTTCTTTCTCTGTATAAGCCATCTATTAGAGCATTGTATGTGTATGAATTCGGCAAACAATCATCACTAAGCATTCTCTCTAGTAAAGAATGGGCATCATCTATTTTCCCTTCCTTGCAGTATCCATCAATCAATGCAGTATATATCACTTCACCTGCCTTTATACCTTTCTTTTCAAGAGAATCAAACAGCACCTGAGCTTCTTCCACACGCCCTCTTTTACATAAAGTGTCTATGAAAACACTATAAGTAAACTGATCAGGAACAAGACCACTTTCATTTATCAAATGAAGCACTTTATAAGCACTATCTAAATGACCTTCTCTACACTGTCCATAAATCAATGAGTTATAAGTAATCAACGTAGGTGATAAATTCTGCTCAAGCAACTCATTAAGTAGAGACATTGCCCTATgcacattttttcttttacaaaaccCACATATCAGTTCATTATAAGTCCTAGCATTTGGACTACAATTATTAGATTtcatcaaatccaaaatttgcAATGCAGCCTCCATCAATCCCTCCTTACAATATCCATCAATCAACGCATTATATGTAACCACATTTGGAAACAACCCTTTCTCCAACATTCTATTCAACAACCCGCTTGCCTCATCAACCTTATTCTCTTTACACAAGCAATCAATCAACACTGTATAAGTATGCACATTTGGCTCACACCCTCTTGCCGACATCTCATTAAAAAACTCCAACGCTTCTGATTTCCTACCTACTCTACACAACCCAAAAATAACCACAGTATAAGTCCTCACAGTCGGCCTACAATCATCCTCTCCCATTCTCCTAAACAACTCTATTGCCTCATCCACCCGTTTTGCCCCACAAAGACCGTGTATCAAATTCGTATACGATACCTCATTTCTTCGACAACCCTTTTTCGGCATCATCCTAAAAACCCTAAAACCTTTCTCCACATCCTTATTCCTACAATACCCCAAAATCAACGACGTATAAGTAAATGTATCCGGACTCAATCCCGCCTGCACAATCTTACTCACATACAGCTCTGCCTCACCAACATTCCCCACCTTACAACACCCATTAATCATCGTATTAAACGTATAAATATTCGGCACAACCATATTATCCAACATTTCCAAATACACGCGCTTCATCTCATCAACCAAATGAAATTTCGACAATTGCATTAACAATGTGTTATAACCCTTAACACTAAGCTTCAAACTAAACTCACTACCACTCTCATTCACTCTCCTTAGAAAATCTAACACGAAAAGAATTTCTTTATCCAAACTACAAGATTTAAGCATCAAAAAGACAATTTTTTCACTGGCCTTGGTGAAATTGTTACGGATTAAGAGATTTAACAAAGAGGAGTAGGATTCAACGGAGTGTTTGAACCCGGGTTTTTGGGAAATCCAATAGGAGAAATCGAGGGCAGTTTGGGGATTGAGGTCGAGGGAGAAGAGAGAGGAAATGTGAGAAGGGGACAAGAGAGGGATTAGTTTTGTGATCGAGGTGTGTCTTTGCCAAGTTGTGGGGTGAGTTGAGAGGATGGTGAAGATTTGAGAAGGGAGATCCGGTGGGTCCGGGTCTAGGGGAAGTGGGAGGGAGgagattgatgatgatttgcAGAAGGGATATTTATTGAGAAACTGACCTGGGCTTTTGGTGAAGGCGGTAAAAATGGCAGCCGGCGCCCGATTACTCATTTCCAGACGGCGGCGGGAATGACGGTTCGGTTCATGAAtgtgaaaggaaagaaacGTGGGAGACTGACACACTTCACTGGTTTCTGTAACGAAAGAAGAGGAGGGTTGTTACAATAACAGTGGTAAAATGGAAAGAAGAAAACTGTGTAGTGAGTTAAAACTGCCCTGAGCTAATTTACGTAAGCAATGCTACGGCGTCCAAGCATACGGGTCTCAGTTTGAGTCCGAATTATTAAGGTgttatttatcattaattaaacgatggttaaataattttatgacttattaaatttattatttagtagATGAATGatatatgatattaaaaattaaattaaaatttaaatattagaattttaacTGTTAAACACAAacataatacaaatattttttttttcgtgaCACTCATATGATATATGATATAATGTGCAACTccatttgtcttttttttttttttgtcccaGTAACGACACCTCTTTCTAATaaagttttaagttttttgttttcattttttttttacttataaataaatgttgaTAATTGTTTCGGACTTGTAAGTATTGGATCAGTTTTCTTATAGactattacaaattaaaaagagtaaaatttgcCATTCAAAAATGAgtattaagaatttttttttacctgcCATGAAAgtcataattaaatatcaagatgtattggtattttaaataaggattaagattcttttttaatttgaattctattgaatataaatttacGTTTTGATTagtgattaataaataaataataaataaattatataaacaaaaGATGTTGTTAATATCATC encodes:
- the LOC102625517 gene encoding pentatricopeptide repeat-containing protein At5g65560 isoform X3 → MSNRAPAAIFTAFTKSPGQFLNKYPFCKSSSISSLPLPLDPDPPDLPSQIFTILSTHPTTWQRHTSITKLIPLLSPSHISSLFSLDLNPQTALDFSYWISQKPGFKHSVESYSSLLNLLIRNNFTKASEKIVFLMLKSCSLDKEILFVLDFLRRVNESGSEFSLKLSVKGYNTLLMQLSKFHLVDEMKRVYLEMLDNMVVPNIYTFNTMINGCCKVGNVGEAELYVSKIVQAGLSPDTFTYTSLILGYCRNKDVEKGFRVFRMMPKKGCRRNEVSYTNLIHGLCGAKRVDEAIELFRRMGEDDCRPTVRTYTVVIFGLCRVGRKSEALEFFNEMSARGCEPNVHTYTVLIDCLCKENKVDEASGLLNRMLEKGLFPNVVTYNALIDGYCKEGLMEAALQILDLMKSNNCSPNARTYNELICGFCKRKNVHRAMSLLNELLEQNLSPTLITYNSLIYGQCREGHLDSAYKVLHLINESGLVPDQFTYSVFIDTLCKRGRVEEAQVLFDSLEKKGIKAGEVIYTALIDGYCKEGKIDDAHSLLERMLSDDCLPNSYTYNALIDGLYRERKVQEALLLVEKMTKMGVKPTVYTYTILIEEVLKEGDFDHAHRLLDQMVSLGLKPDVYTYTAFIQAYCSIGKLDEAEDLIVKMNREGIVPDSVTYTLLICAYAHLGLIYSAFDVLKRMFDAGCEPSHHTYAFLIKHLSNKKWMKENSNVMGFYLVSNVSLVNVADVWKMMEFDTAVQLFETMHAHGCSPNVNTYGKLIIGLCKVGRWTVAQRLFEHMRERGISPSEDIYNALVKCCCELKLYEEAVRLLDAMIEHGHLPHLESYKMLLCGLYDEEKNEKAKAVFCNLLHCGYNADEVAWKILIDGLLKKGLADKCSELLDIMEKKGCQIKSPTYAMLIEGFDKR
- the LOC102625517 gene encoding pentatricopeptide repeat-containing protein At5g65560 isoform X2, coding for MSNRAPAAIFTAFTKSPGQFLNKYPFCKSSSISSLPLPLDPDPPDLPSQIFTILSTHPTTWQRHTSITKLIPLLSPSHISSLFSLDLNPQTALDFSYWISQKPGFKHSVESYSSLLNLLIRNNFTKASEKIVFLMLKSCSLDKEILFVLDFLRRVNESGSEFSLKLSVKGYNTLLMQLSKFHLVDEMKRVYLEMLDNMVVPNIYTFNTMINGCCKVGNVGEAELYVSKIVQAGLSPDTFTYTSLILGYCRNKDVEKGFRVFRMMPKKGCRRNEVSYTNLIHGLCGAKRVDEAIELFRRMGEDDCRPTVRTYTVVIFGLCRVGRKSEALEFFNEMSARGCEPNVHTYTVLIDCLCKENKVDEASGLLNRMLEKGLFPNVVTYNALIDGYCKEGLMEAALQILDLMKSNNCSPNARTYNELICGFCKRKNVHRAMSLLNELLEQNLSPTLITYNSLIYGQCREGHLDSAYKVLHLINESGLVPDQFTYSVFIDTLCKRGRVEEAQVLFDSLEKKGIKAGEVIYTALIDGYCKEGKIDDAHSLLERMLSDDCLPNSYTYNALIDGLYRERKVQEALLLVEKMTKMGVKPTVYTYTILIEEVLKEGDFDHAHRLLDQMVSLGLKPDVYTYTAFIQAYCSIGKLDEAEDLIVKMNREGIVPDSVTYTLLICAYAHLGLIYSAFDVLKRMFDAGCEPSHHTYAFLIKHLSNKKWMKENSNVMGFYLVSNVSLVNVADVWKMMEFDTAVQLFETMHAHGCSPNVNTYGKLIIGLCKVGRWTVAQRLFEHMRERGISPSEDIYNALVKCCCELKLYEEAVRLLDAMIEHGHLPHLESYKMLLCGLYDEEKNEKAKAVFCNLLHCGYNADEVAWKILIDGLLKKGLADKCSELLDIMEKKGCQIKSPTYAMLIEGFDKRMDYVDVLSAMLL
- the LOC102625517 gene encoding pentatricopeptide repeat-containing protein At5g65560 isoform X1 — encoded protein: MSNRAPAAIFTAFTKSPGQFLNKYPFCKSSSISSLPLPLDPDPPDLPSQIFTILSTHPTTWQRHTSITKLIPLLSPSHISSLFSLDLNPQTALDFSYWISQKPGFKHSVESYSSLLNLLIRNNFTKASEKIVFLMLKSCSLDKEILFVLDFLRRVNESGSEFSLKLSVKGYNTLLMQLSKFHLVDEMKRVYLEMLDNMVVPNIYTFNTMINGCCKVGNVGEAELYVSKIVQAGLSPDTFTYTSLILGYCRNKDVEKGFRVFRMMPKKGCRRNEVSYTNLIHGLCGAKRVDEAIELFRRMGEDDCRPTVRTYTVVIFGLCRVGRKSEALEFFNEMSARGCEPNVHTYTVLIDCLCKENKVDEASGLLNRMLEKGLFPNVVTYNALIDGYCKEGLMEAALQILDLMKSNNCSPNARTYNELICGFCKRKNVHRAMSLLNELLEQNLSPTLITYNSLIYGQCREGHLDSAYKVLHLINESGLVPDQFTYSVFIDTLCKRGRVEEAQVLFDSLEKKGIKAGEVIYTALIDGYCKEGKIDDAHSLLERMLSDDCLPNSYTYNALIDGLYRERKVQEALLLVEKMTKMGVKPTVYTYTILIEEVLKEGDFDHAHRLLDQMVSLGLKPDVYTYTAFIQAYCSIGKLDEAEDLIVKMNREGIVPDSVTYTLLICAYAHLGLIYSAFDVLKRMFDAGCEPSHHTYAFLIKHLSNKKWMKENSNVMGFYLVSNVSLVNVADVWKMMEFDTAVQLFETMHAHGCSPNVNTYGKLIIGLCKVGRWTVAQRLFEHMRERGISPSEDIYNALVKCCCELKLYEEAVRLLDAMIEHGHLPHLESYKMLLCGLYDEEKNEKAKAVFCNLLHCGYNADEVAWKILIDGLLKKGLADKCSELLDIMEKKGCQIKSPTYAMLIEGFDKRQVTNYRLKFHMFSLLFLVVVPFLGKLLLDLLNVYVYIERWIE